One Micromonospora sp. WMMD1120 genomic region harbors:
- a CDS encoding DUF4244 domain-containing protein, with the protein MRKLLGRLRGDAGMNTAEYAVGTLAAVAFAGILLKVLTSGNVQSALTAVIDRALK; encoded by the coding sequence GTGCGTAAACTCCTCGGTCGCCTGCGTGGCGACGCCGGAATGAACACCGCCGAGTACGCCGTCGGCACACTGGCCGCCGTCGCCTTCGCCGGGATCCTGTTGAAGGTGCTGACGTCCGGCAACGTCCAGTCGGCGTTGACCGCCGTCATCGACAGGGCACTGAAGTGA
- a CDS encoding type II secretion system F family protein — MDTIRLAAAFGGLAVTVVVGGWFGLLAALPTAFLLDVMLRRIEAPGARRRRYREAADLPLAADLLAAAMRAGAPVDRSVLAVAEALDGPLADRLARVGRTLLLGGGPAEAWSALDGVSGAERLTAAALRSANSGAALTGALTRLADDLRSDRATAAEASARRAGVLIVLPLGLCFLPAFILAGLVPVIVAVLGDVL; from the coding sequence CTGGACACGATCCGGCTCGCGGCGGCCTTCGGTGGTCTCGCCGTAACCGTCGTGGTCGGGGGTTGGTTCGGGCTGCTCGCCGCGCTCCCGACCGCGTTCCTGCTGGACGTCATGCTGCGGCGGATCGAGGCACCCGGTGCGCGGAGGCGACGGTACCGGGAGGCCGCTGACCTGCCCCTCGCCGCCGACCTCCTGGCCGCCGCGATGCGGGCGGGCGCGCCGGTGGACCGTTCGGTGCTGGCCGTCGCCGAGGCGCTGGACGGGCCGCTCGCGGATCGGTTGGCCCGGGTCGGCCGCACGCTGCTGCTCGGCGGTGGACCGGCGGAGGCGTGGTCCGCGCTGGACGGGGTGTCCGGCGCGGAGCGCCTGACAGCCGCGGCGTTGCGCTCGGCAAACAGCGGTGCCGCACTGACCGGCGCGCTCACCCGGCTCGCCGACGACCTTCGCTCCGACCGGGCCACCGCTGCCGAGGCGTCAGCCCGACGGGCCGGCGTGCTCATCGTCCTGCCGTTGGGGCTCTGCTTCCTGCCGGCGTTCATTCTCGCCGGTCTGGTGCCGGTGATCGTCGCCGTCCTGGGCGACGTGCTCTGA
- a CDS encoding SUKH-4 family immunity protein, which translates to MPVDDLSLPPTFEALTAWAGSERVVRATELEVAAWRLPESQKAVLVSAGVPLIDDLVGAVSFGAEPTMYRLAHSEDPSWVYGAEPGTGAVRIWSPDGSVGFVNSTIVHWLSSLHLVGAWLTSSTVIDRWDEDCQAEEQALAELADLLERIRDLDPPAFGHGDHTTHFWPGVLDRWLY; encoded by the coding sequence GTGCCGGTCGATGATCTTTCGCTGCCGCCAACGTTCGAGGCGCTCACGGCCTGGGCCGGCAGCGAGCGGGTGGTGCGCGCGACCGAGCTGGAGGTGGCGGCGTGGCGACTTCCCGAATCGCAGAAGGCCGTGCTGGTCTCCGCTGGCGTACCCCTGATCGATGATCTCGTCGGCGCGGTGTCATTCGGCGCGGAGCCGACGATGTACCGGTTGGCGCACTCCGAGGACCCGAGCTGGGTGTACGGCGCCGAGCCGGGGACCGGTGCGGTGCGGATCTGGTCGCCGGACGGCAGCGTCGGGTTCGTCAACTCCACGATCGTCCACTGGCTGTCTTCGTTGCACCTGGTCGGCGCCTGGCTGACCAGCTCGACAGTCATCGACCGCTGGGACGAGGACTGCCAGGCCGAGGAGCAGGCGCTCGCGGAACTCGCCGACCTGCTGGAGCGCATCAGGGACCTTGACCCACCCGCGTTCGGACACGGCGACCACACGACCCACTTCTGGCCCGGGGTGCTCGACCGGTGGCTCTACTGA
- a CDS encoding TadE family type IV pilus minor pilin, giving the protein MWRPARWAGGGDRGSFTAELAAGLPALLLLLLAGLTAVNAVSAQAGCLHAAREAALAAARGGDGSAGGGRASPPGAAVSVAVDGDRVRATVRAPVRTLGSRLPRITVVATAVAAVEPGVGEGGW; this is encoded by the coding sequence ATCTGGCGGCCCGCCCGGTGGGCCGGTGGGGGCGATCGTGGGTCGTTCACCGCCGAACTGGCGGCCGGCCTGCCGGCGCTACTCCTGCTCCTGCTGGCCGGTCTGACCGCTGTCAACGCCGTCAGCGCGCAGGCGGGTTGCCTGCACGCGGCCCGGGAGGCGGCGCTGGCCGCCGCGCGGGGCGGGGACGGCAGCGCGGGAGGCGGGCGGGCGTCGCCACCGGGGGCAGCTGTCTCGGTGGCCGTCGACGGCGACCGGGTGCGGGCGACGGTACGCGCGCCCGTCCGGACGTTGGGCAGTCGACTCCCCAGGATCACAGTGGTCGCCACCGCCGTCGCCGCCGTCGAACCGGGCGTTGGAGAAGGTGGTTGGTAG
- the ssd gene encoding septum site-determining protein Ssd: protein MPPRTSVPPIRRLPLVVTGDDDLLDDVLRLAAAGGVEVELARDAAAARTRWLPAPFVVLGADQAQACLRARLAKRPRLVLVGRAGQLDPGWQIADLIGAEHVAVLPAAESWLVDRFAEHDPDRPDGVGARIVAVFGGRGGAGASVFAGGLAVTAARTRLRTLLVDADPLGGGLDLVLGWEQLEGLRWPSLTAADGRVDAPALVRALPSRGDLVVLSWDRGEMLALPAAAMAATVDAARRGRDFVVIDLPRQLDDAAVVALQATDHAFVVVPAELRATAAAARVVAAAAPHCAALSVVVRGPAPGRLRATEVARALGLPLAGTLRPEPGLCRGLERGEAPAAAGKGPLAALCQRIVADLTGAPATGAA from the coding sequence ATGCCACCCCGTACCTCGGTTCCGCCGATCCGCCGGCTCCCGCTGGTCGTCACCGGCGACGACGACCTGCTCGACGACGTGCTCCGACTCGCGGCCGCCGGCGGGGTCGAGGTGGAGCTCGCCCGCGATGCGGCGGCCGCCCGCACCCGCTGGCTACCCGCCCCGTTCGTGGTGCTCGGCGCCGACCAGGCGCAGGCGTGCCTCCGTGCCCGCCTGGCCAAGCGGCCCAGGCTGGTGCTTGTCGGCCGAGCGGGTCAGCTCGACCCCGGGTGGCAGATCGCCGACCTGATCGGGGCCGAGCACGTCGCCGTGCTGCCCGCCGCCGAGTCGTGGCTCGTCGATCGGTTCGCCGAGCACGACCCGGACCGCCCGGACGGCGTCGGCGCCCGAATAGTCGCCGTCTTCGGCGGTCGCGGCGGCGCGGGTGCGAGTGTGTTCGCCGGTGGTCTCGCCGTCACCGCCGCCCGGACCCGGCTGCGGACACTGCTCGTCGACGCCGACCCGCTCGGCGGGGGCCTCGACCTCGTGCTCGGTTGGGAGCAGTTGGAGGGTCTGCGTTGGCCGTCGCTCACCGCTGCGGACGGTCGGGTGGACGCCCCGGCGCTGGTGCGGGCGCTGCCCAGTCGGGGTGACCTGGTGGTGCTGTCCTGGGATCGGGGCGAGATGCTCGCCCTGCCGGCGGCGGCGATGGCGGCGACCGTCGACGCCGCCCGTCGTGGGCGGGACTTCGTGGTCATCGACCTGCCCCGACAACTGGACGACGCGGCGGTGGTGGCGTTGCAGGCGACCGACCACGCGTTCGTCGTCGTGCCGGCGGAGCTGCGTGCCACAGCGGCGGCCGCCCGGGTGGTGGCCGCCGCCGCCCCGCACTGTGCCGCGCTCTCGGTGGTGGTCCGTGGGCCGGCCCCGGGTCGGCTACGCGCTACCGAGGTGGCCCGCGCCCTCGGCCTACCCCTGGCCGGCACGTTGCGCCCCGAGCCGGGGCTCTGCCGTGGGCTGGAGCGGGGCGAAGCCCCGGCCGCCGCCGGCAAGGGCCCGCTCGCCGCGCTGTGCCAACGGATCGTCGCCGACCTCACCGGCGCGCCGGCGACGGGCGCGGCATGA
- a CDS encoding helix-turn-helix domain-containing protein, which produces MRGRTNHLTIGERVAWYRYRRGLSQEVLAGLIGRTADWLGKVENNRIELDRLSVIKSLAEVLDVSLGELLGEPSLLDWNGDSGTATVPAVRAALMDYHGLGPFGSGTDAEPTSVAVLRKDVCALWDAYQDSRFGYVTGRLPGLLHRAQAAADHHDGDDQDQARRLLGLVYQLAATQLTKLGESDLAWIAADRGLAAVRPTGDPLVTGSLFRSVGHALHANGRYSEAVRLTVDAARYLEPHLTHATPALLSVYGTLFLSGSMAAARSNDAPTTRTLLAAADQAASRLGADANHLWTAFGPTNVAIHRVATAAELGDLQVAIDLGPRVDTSGLPMERRARHALEVARVYSAWNRVDDAQAVILDAEQMAPEQVRHHFLSRQLALTWLRRQRGKPSAELVGLAQRLKVLD; this is translated from the coding sequence GTGCGCGGAAGAACCAACCACCTGACCATCGGCGAACGCGTCGCCTGGTACCGCTACCGACGCGGCCTATCCCAGGAGGTGCTGGCCGGACTCATCGGTCGGACCGCCGACTGGTTGGGTAAGGTCGAGAACAACCGGATCGAGCTGGACCGGCTCTCCGTCATCAAGTCCCTCGCCGAAGTCCTGGACGTCTCCCTCGGCGAACTGCTCGGCGAACCCTCGTTGCTCGACTGGAACGGCGACAGTGGCACCGCGACAGTCCCCGCCGTCCGTGCCGCCCTGATGGACTACCACGGCCTCGGCCCCTTCGGAAGCGGCACGGACGCGGAGCCAACGAGCGTCGCTGTGCTCAGGAAGGATGTGTGCGCCCTCTGGGATGCCTACCAGGACTCCCGCTTCGGGTACGTGACAGGCCGTCTGCCTGGGCTGCTACACCGCGCCCAGGCCGCCGCCGACCACCATGACGGCGACGACCAGGACCAGGCTCGTCGGCTTCTCGGCTTGGTGTATCAACTCGCCGCTACCCAGCTCACCAAACTTGGAGAGAGCGACCTGGCATGGATCGCCGCCGACCGCGGCTTAGCCGCGGTCCGACCCACGGGTGATCCTCTCGTCACCGGTTCCCTGTTCCGGTCCGTCGGACATGCCCTGCATGCCAACGGCCGCTACAGCGAAGCTGTACGCCTCACCGTGGATGCCGCCAGGTACCTTGAACCCCACCTCACGCACGCCACACCAGCGCTGCTCTCCGTCTACGGGACGCTGTTCCTGTCCGGTTCGATGGCCGCAGCCCGCTCCAACGACGCCCCCACCACCCGTACCCTCCTCGCCGCCGCCGACCAGGCCGCCAGCCGACTCGGGGCCGACGCCAACCACCTCTGGACCGCGTTCGGCCCGACCAACGTCGCCATCCACCGCGTCGCCACGGCCGCCGAGCTGGGCGATCTACAGGTCGCCATCGACCTCGGCCCGCGCGTCGATACCTCCGGACTACCGATGGAGCGCCGGGCACGGCACGCCCTCGAAGTCGCCCGCGTCTACAGCGCGTGGAACCGTGTTGACGACGCCCAGGCCGTCATCCTTGACGCCGAACAGATGGCACCCGAGCAGGTCCGCCACCACTTCCTCAGCCGCCAACTCGCCCTGACCTGGCTACGCCGCCAGCGCGGCAAGCCCTCGGCCGAACTGGTCGGCCTGGCCCAGCGACTCAAGGTGCTCGACTGA
- a CDS encoding TadA family conjugal transfer-associated ATPase translates to MSARPEDGTLAARVRQRIAASADPVTSAAIVSAVRAESTAAVLGDTTVLRIADRVRDDLVGAGPLAPLLADPEVTDVLVNGVRVWVDRGSGLHQVAVPVGTVEDVRRLAQRLIAGAGRRLDDGSPYADARLPDGTRLHAVLPPVATDGPYLSLRTFRHRPYTLDELVRQGTVPRPVAPLLSAVVAARLAYLVTGGTGSGKTTLLNTLLGMVPATERIVVVEDAAELRPGHPHVLGLQARTANVEGSGVVSLADLVRQALRMRPDRLVIGECRGGEVVDLLAALNTGHDGGAGTLHANTPSDVPARLEALGMLGGLPRAALHAQVAAALQVLFQVRRGDRGRVLESVCLLLPEGPERLVTVVPAWVRGKGLGLAARALGALLRERGVAVPPILSAPWPGSAGPA, encoded by the coding sequence ATGAGCGCCCGGCCGGAGGACGGCACTCTCGCCGCTCGGGTACGGCAGCGGATCGCCGCCTCGGCTGACCCGGTGACGTCCGCGGCGATCGTCTCCGCGGTACGGGCCGAATCCACCGCCGCGGTTCTCGGGGACACCACTGTGCTACGGATCGCCGACCGGGTGCGTGACGACCTCGTTGGCGCCGGTCCGCTGGCGCCGCTGCTCGCCGACCCGGAGGTGACCGACGTCCTCGTCAACGGCGTCCGGGTCTGGGTCGACCGGGGGTCGGGGCTGCACCAGGTCGCCGTTCCGGTGGGCACCGTGGAGGACGTCCGCCGGTTGGCGCAGCGCCTGATCGCCGGTGCCGGGCGGCGGCTCGACGACGGCTCGCCGTACGCGGACGCGCGGCTGCCCGACGGCACCCGACTGCACGCCGTGTTGCCTCCGGTGGCGACCGACGGGCCGTACCTGTCCCTGCGGACGTTCCGGCACCGGCCCTACACCCTCGACGAGCTGGTACGTCAGGGGACCGTGCCGCGACCGGTGGCGCCACTGCTGTCCGCCGTCGTCGCGGCACGGTTGGCGTACCTGGTCACCGGGGGCACCGGCTCGGGCAAGACCACCCTGCTCAACACACTGCTGGGAATGGTGCCGGCCACTGAACGGATCGTGGTGGTGGAGGACGCCGCCGAGCTGCGCCCGGGGCATCCACACGTGCTGGGGCTTCAGGCGCGTACCGCCAATGTGGAGGGCAGCGGCGTGGTCAGCCTCGCCGACCTGGTCCGCCAGGCGCTGCGGATGCGCCCGGACCGCCTGGTGATCGGGGAGTGCCGGGGCGGTGAGGTGGTCGACCTGCTGGCCGCGCTGAACACCGGTCACGACGGGGGCGCTGGCACGCTGCACGCCAACACACCGTCCGACGTGCCGGCCCGGTTGGAGGCGCTGGGGATGTTGGGCGGGCTGCCGCGCGCCGCGCTGCACGCCCAGGTGGCCGCCGCGCTACAGGTGCTCTTCCAGGTACGACGTGGCGACCGGGGTCGTGTCCTGGAGTCGGTCTGTCTGCTGCTGCCCGAGGGGCCGGAACGGCTGGTGACAGTGGTGCCCGCCTGGGTGCGTGGCAAGGGGCTCGGGTTGGCCGCGCGGGCACTCGGAGCGTTGCTGCGCGAGCGCGGGGTGGCGGTGCCGCCGATCCTCAGCGCCCCGTGGCCGGGATCGGCGGGACCGGCATGA
- a CDS encoding NUDIX hydrolase produces the protein MTANEMPPVATPRVAAGALFFDDEGRVLLVRPSYKKHWDIPGGYVEPGESPRAACIREIQEELGLTPAVGPMLVVDWAPAEHEGDKLLFIFDGGSLDTEQERNIHFTDGELTEWRYVSAESLDQHGPPRLARRIRTAIAARNKGLSVYAEHGRGLAR, from the coding sequence GTGACGGCCAACGAGATGCCACCTGTGGCAACCCCACGGGTTGCCGCCGGTGCCCTCTTCTTCGACGACGAAGGCCGCGTGCTCCTCGTACGCCCGAGCTACAAGAAGCACTGGGACATCCCCGGCGGCTACGTCGAACCAGGCGAGTCGCCCCGAGCCGCCTGCATACGCGAAATCCAAGAGGAACTGGGCCTTACCCCGGCAGTTGGACCGATGTTGGTCGTGGACTGGGCACCCGCCGAACACGAAGGCGACAAGCTCCTCTTCATCTTCGACGGCGGATCACTCGATACCGAGCAGGAGCGCAACATCCACTTCACGGACGGCGAACTCACTGAGTGGCGCTACGTAAGCGCAGAGTCCTTGGACCAGCACGGCCCACCCCGACTCGCCCGTAGGATCCGCACCGCTATCGCAGCGCGCAATAAAGGCCTGTCCGTCTATGCCGAACACGGCAGAGGGTTGGCTCGCTAA